Part of the Xanthomonas sp. SI genome is shown below.
CATCCTGCAGCGCCGCGTAGTCCACGTAGCCGTGGCTCCAGCTACGCTGCTTGTAGTGGCCGTAGTTGAAGTTGACGTCCCAGACCCAGCTGGTATCGCCGATGCTGCCCTTCAGGCCGAGCACGTCTTGGTCGGTGGCGGTGTCGTAGAAGGTTTCGCGCTGGCCCAGCGAGCTGAAGCGGGTGCGGTACTCGTAACCGTCGGGGCCGAACTCCACGCCGAACGGGTTGTACGGATTGTCGGCGGCGATGGTGATGCCGTCGCTCTGCGCATCGAACGGCAGCGGTGCGATCGCCGAATGCGACATCGTGTGGTTGTGGTAGGCGTTGACGTAGGCCTGCACCTTGTCGGTGATGTTGAAGCTGCCGAGCACGAAGCTGTTGACGCGCTGCTGCGGGGTCATCAGCAGGTTCTGCGCCTGGTAGTTGTAGGCGTCGGAGGAGGAGTAGCACTTGTAGCCGCCGCTGCCGTCGCTGGTCATCGCGCCGTTCGCGCTGCAGCCGTTGGCGGCCAGCGTGCTCGCCGGCAGCTTGTAGTAACCGCTCGGGGTACGGCTGGAACCGCCCTTGTAGACGCTGCCGCTGGACAGGTACATCGCGTCCTTGGAGAACGCGCGATTGGCCGAGGAGATCTCTTTCTGCTTGTTGTAGTCGATGCCGACCACGATGTTGCCGCGGTCCCAGGTCTTGCCGAAGGTGAAGGCGCCGCCCTGGCGCGCGCCGTCGCCGCGGCTGGCCTGGCCGTAGTTGGCGACGAATTCGCCGCCTTCGAAGTTCTTGCGCAGGATGAAGTTGACCACGCCGCCGATGGCGTCGGAGCCGTAAAGCGCCGAGGCGCCGACCTTCAGCACTTCGACATGGTCGATCATGCTGGCCGGGATCGAGTTGATGTCGTTGTTGAGGATGCGGTGGCCGTCGATCAGGATCAGGGTGCGCTGATCGCCGAGTCCGCGCAGCGACACGGTCGAGGCGCCGTCGCCGCCGCCGTTGTTGACCTGCGGGTTGGTCGCATCGCCGGCGATGCCGGGCAGCGACTGCATCAGGTCGCCGAGGGTCTGCTTGCCGCTCTGCTGGATCTGCTGGCGATCGACCACGGTGACCGGGCTGGCCGTTTCCACATCCACGCGCCGCACCAGCGAGCCGGTCACGGTGACCCGGTCCAGGTCGACCGCGCCGCTCGCGGAGGTCGCAGCGGTATCGGCGCTCTGTGCGTAGAGCGAAGCGGCGGGAAGCGCCGCCAATCCCAGGCAGATGGCCTGGGCGAGTCTGTTCTTTGGTGCGGACATTGGGAAAACCTCATGTGATGGGCAACAGAACGCCAGCGGTGCACGCGGACGTGAACCGATTCGAATCGCGCTGGGCGCGACGTCTTCGTTGGATGCTTCGGACTTGCGGGCCAACCGGACCGTCAAGCACTTGTTAGTTTTTTATAAGAAAAGTGTTGTTTTGATGTGCCGCATTGCGCCAGCGCTTGGCACAATCGCTACATCGTTCGAAAACATGCGCGTTCACGCGGGTGGACGGCGAAGGCGCCATGGGCGCCTGGGCATGCGAAACCGCGTGTCCGAATCAGTCGACGCGATAGTTCCAGCGCTGCAGGTAGGGCTGCAGCAGCGGCAGCACCGGCTCGAAGAAGTCGCGATACGGGCGCCAGCGGTCCAGGCCCTTGCGATTGATGCCCTCGACCACCTGCGCATAGCTAGGCGTGCTGATGAAGCCCTTGGCGCGCGCATGGCGCTGGAACTCCAGCAGGCGCTCCGGTTGTTCAAGCTCCAGAAAGCCGCCCAGGCGCGCGACCTGCGCCTGCGGATCGGCGACCAGGTCTTCGTAGCGCAGTTCCAGCGCGCGCGGTTGCAGCAGGTCGACGTGGTAGAGCCAGAACGCCATCGCATCGGCATAGCCCTGCGCCAGACGTTGCGCGCTGGAACACAGCACCGCGAAGGCCGGGGAGCGGAACGCCTGCATGTAGCAGCTCAACAGCACGTCGCAGGGATGGCGCAGCGCCAGGATGACGTGCGCGTTGGGGAACAGACGCTGGATCAGCGGCAGGCGCAGCAGGTTCAGCGGATTCTTGTCGACCAGGCGTTGTCCGGGCTGCAGCTGCACCACGCCGCGTACCGACTGCCAGTAGTCGGCGCGCAAGGCCACGCAAGCGGCATCGTCCAGTTCGCCCAGGCCATCGGGCCAGGCCAGGCCGCGGCGCTCGCTGCGCTCGGCCAGCCCTTGCAGGAACGGCCGCTCGTCCATCGCGCACAGCTGCGGATGCGCATCGAGCATCTGTTCCAGCAAGGTGGTGCCGGAGCGCGGGAAACCGACCACGAAGATCGGCGACGCATCGCGGTCCGGGCCCGACACCGGCGGCGCGGCAGCGTAGCGCACCGGATTCCAGCGCCGCCGCGCGACCGGCAGCGGCGCCGCGTCCGCCGCGAGCAGCTCGGGCACCAGCGAGGCGACGCCATCGACCTGCCCGGCGTGCCCCTGCGCGCATGCCGCCAGCGCTTCGTCGTGGCGACCCAGGCGGTCGCAGACCCGGGCCATGGCGAACAACAGGTTGCTCTGCTTGCGCATGTCGGTGGTCGCGTCGGTGGTCGCGTCGATGGACGCGCCGGCGGGCAGCAGGTCGCGCAGCAGCCGGTACGCGGCGTCCCATTGCCCGTCGCGCATCGCCAGCACTGCCAGCGCATTGATCGCATCGTGGCGCGCGTCCATATTCTCGATCCGCTCCGGCGCCGGCAACTGTGCGGCCGCCTGCCGCGCCTCCTCTAGCCGGTTGACGCGTTCGAGCACCAGCACCAGACGCGACCAGGCGCGTTCCGGTTGCGGCATCGGTCCGGCGGCGCAGGCGCGTAGCATCGCGCAGGCCGCGTCGGTCTGGCCGGCCTGCGACAGCAGCCAGGCCAGTTCCAGCGTGGTCTCCGGATCCAGTGCGGGCCACTGCGGCCAGTGCGCGATCAACGCCTCCACGCGCTGGAAGTCGCCGCATTCGTGGCAGGCCATCGCGGCGTGGACGCTCAGTGGCGCCGATTCCGGCGCCAACGCATGCGCATCCAGCAGATGCTCGCGGGCGGCGCCGTAGTCGCCGCTGCCCATCGCCAGCAAGCCCAGATTGTGGTGCAGCATCGGATCGTCCGGCGTCAGCGCGAGCGCCTGCGCATACGCCTGCCGCGCCTCGGCGAAATCGCGCGCCTCGCGCAAGGCGGTGCCCAGGTTGTTCCAGTGCGCCACATCCTGCGGCTGGCGCTCGGCCAGGGCGCGATACAGCACGGCCGCCTGCGCCGCATCGCCCTGCATCTGCAGGCTCATCGCCAGCAGACTGCTGGCCAGCGCATCGCCGGGCGCATGTTGCAGGTAGCGGCGCGCGCCTTGCTCCAGCGCCTGCGCCTGTCCGGCTTCCAATGCCGCCAGCAAGGCGGGCAGCGACGGGATCGCGGAATCGTCCGGTGGGGTCATGCGCTGGCGGTCCACGCAGGGCAGGCGGAAAGGGCTGCCACCATAGCCGGGCCGGATCGCGAATCGCAACGCACGCCGTGCCGGTCGCGGACAAACGACGCACACACTGCGGATACGCAAATTCGCCGCACGGCCAGCGCAGTGCCGCACCCGGCAACGCGCACTCGCGCGATCGCGCGATCGCGCCAACCGGCGCTAGTCGCTCTTGATCGGATCGTGATACGCGGTGAGGAAGGCGCGCAGCGAGGCCGGCTTGACCGGCTTGGTCAGCAGCCGGTAGCCGCGTTCTCGCGCCTGCAGTTTCAGTTCGTCGCGCCCGTCGGCGGTGAGCAGCGCGCCGGCGACCGGGCCGACCATCGCTTCGCGCAGCGCGTCCAGCGTGTCCAAGCCATCCAGGCGGTCGTGGAGGTGGTAGTCCACCAGCATCACGTTGGGCGCGCGCGCGGCCAGCAGCAGCGCCTCGTCCACGGTGCTGGCGCAGATCACCTCCACCTGCCAGCGGCCGAGCAGCGCGCGCATGCCGTCGAGGATTTCCTGATCGTTGTCCACGCACAGCACGCGCAGCCCGGCCAGCGAGTCGCTGTTGGCGGCGCTGCGCTGCTGGCGCTGCTGCTTCTGCGGCACCGGCGCCACCCGCGGCACGGCGATCGAGAACATGCTGCCGTGGCCGACCGCGCTGCGCGCATCCAGGTCGTGGCCGAGCAGGCGCGAGATGCGCTGGCAGATCGACAGGCCCAGACCCAATCCCTGCTCGCCCCAGTCGAACGGCTGCTGGTAGCGCTGGAACTCCTCGAAGATCTGCTGCATGTGGTGCTTGGGAATGCCCGGGCCGGTGTCCCACACCTGCAGCTCCAGCGCCGCGCCGCGGCCGCGCATGCCCAGCACGATGCGGCCCTGGCGGGTGTAGCGCAGCGCATTGGCGAGGAAGTTCTGCAGCACGCGGCGCAGCAGGCGGCGGTCGCTGCGCACCCAGATCGGCCGTGCGTACACCTGCATGCGCAGGCCGCGGCCGGCGGCGACCGGGGTGTACTGCGCGGCCAGTTCGCGCAGCAGCACGCTGGCGTCGAAATCCTCGATCGTCGGACGCATGCCGCCGGCGTCCAGCCGCGACACGTCGAGCAGGCCATCGAGCAACTCCTCGGCCGCGCGCAGCGAGGCGTCCACGCGCTCTGCCAGGTGCCGCTGCTCCTCGTTCTGGTGCGCTTCGCGCAGCGCGGAGGCGAACAGCCGCGCCGCGTTGAGCGGCTGCAGCACGTCGTGGCTGATCGCGGCCAGGAAGCGGGTCTTGGACTGCTGCGCCAGCTCGGCCTCGCGCGAGCGCTCGGCCACGCGCTGCTCCAGCGTCTCGTTGGCTTCCAGCAGCGCCTGCTCGGCGCGCTTGTAGTCGGTGATGTCGTTGTAGCTGGTCACGTAGCCGCCGCCGGGCAGCGGCTGGCCGCGCATCTCGATCACCTTGCCGTCGCTGCGGGTGCGCTCGAACACGTGCGAGGTGCCGGCGCGCAGATGCGCGATGCGACGGCCGATCTGGTCCTCGATGCGGCCCTCGCCCAGTTCGCCGCGCTCGGCGTTGTAGCGGATCAGGTCGGCGACCGGGCGGCCGACATAGAGCATGCCGTCGGGATAGCCGAACATCTGCTGGTAGCGCCGGTTCCACGCGGTCAGGCGCATCGCCGGATCGACCACGCTGACCCCGGCGCTGATGTTCTCCAGCGTGGTGGACAGGATCTCGCGGTTGAAGCGCAGTTCCTGCCCGGCCTCGTCGAGCACCGCCACCACTTCGCCCAGGTCCATGCCCGAACCGCGTAGCAGGCTGGTCAGCACCAGCCGCGCCGAGGCCGCGCCGATCGAGGCGGCGAGCAGGCGTTCGGTGAACTGCACCCAGACGCGGTCGGCCACCGCGTTGGGCTGCGGCTCGCGACCGAGCAGTTGCGCCTGTTCGGCGAAGGCGCGGCGGGCGTGGCGCTCGCCGACCATGCGTTCGGCCAGCGCTTGTAGGTCCACCACCTGCACCTGCCCGAGCCAGACGCCGGCCACCGCCGGCCGCTGCGAATACGGCTCCAGGAACGGCGCCGCACGCAGCCGCTCGTCCAGCCCCGGGCGCCAGCGCGCCGACACCAGCATCATCGTGCCGACGTTGAGCAGCAGCGACCAGAACGTGCCGTGCGCCAGCGGATCCCAGCCGCTCATGCCGAACAGCTGCTGCGGGCGCAGCCAGGAAATACCGAACGGCCCATCGTGCAGCCATCCCGGCGCCAGCCAGCCGGCCTGGGTCATCGCCGGCAACAACAAGGTGTAGATCCAGGTACCGAAGCCCAGCAGCATGCCGGTTTCCACGCCCTTGCGGCTGGCGCCGCGCCAGTACAGCCCGCCGATCACGCCCGGCGCGAACTGCGCCACCGCGGCGAAGGCCATCAGCCCGTACGAGGCCAGCGAGCTGTCGTTGCTGCTGCTGCGGTAGTAGCCGTAGGCGATCAGCGCCAGCAGCAGGATCGCCAGGCGGCGGATCCACAACACCCGCGAGGCGACGTCGGCGCCGGCCGCCTGGTGCCCGCGCCGGCGCAGCAGCACCGGCATCACCAGGTCGTTGCTGATCATCGTCGCCAGCGCGATGCTGGACACGATGACCATGCCGGTGGCGGCGGAGAACCCGCCCACGTAGGCGACCAGCGCCAGCGCGGTGCGGCCCTCGGCCAGCGGCAGCGCCAGCACGATGCTGTCGTGCGCCACCTCGCCGGACTGGCCGAACAGGGCGATGCCGGCCGCGGCGATCGGCACCACCATCGCCGAGATCACCACCAGGTACAGCCCGAACAGCCAGCGCGCCTTGCGGATGTCGCCGATGTCGCTGCATTCCACCACCGCCACGTGGAACTGGCGCGGCAGGCACACGATGGCAAGGAAGCTGAGCAGGGTCTGCGAGATGAAGCCGACCGGCGGGGTGTTCTGGAACAGGGTCTGCGCCGACTGCAGCACGCGACCGTCGCGGCCGCTCAGCCACACGTAGGCGAACACGCCCACCGCGACCATCGCCAGCAACTTGACCACCGATTCCAGCGCGATCGCCAGCATCATGCCGTGGTGATGTTCGGTGGCATCCACCTGACGGGTGCCGAACAGGGTCGCGAACAGCGCCATCAGCAACGCCACGTACAGCGCCGGGTCGGCATAGAACGGCGCCCCGGCACTGGACTGCCCGCTGAGCACCTGCAGGCTCATCGCCACCGCCTTGTACTGCAGTGCCAGGTACGGCACTACGCCGATCAGCGCGATCACCGCCACCAATGCCGCCAGCCGCCGCGAGCGACCGTAGCGCGAGGAAATGAAATCGGCGATGGACACCGTGTTCTCGCTGCGCGCAATCAGCGCCAGCCGTTCGATGATGCGCCAGCCGAACAGCAGCAACAGCAACGGCCCCAGGTAGATCGGCAGATAGCCGGCGCCGTTGCGCACCGCGCTGCCGACCGCGCCGTAGAACGTCCACGACGAGCAGTACACCGCCAGCGCCAGGCTGTACACCGCCGGGCGCAGCCACGGCCGCTCCGGGTACAGCGGCCGCCGTTCGCCCCACCACGCCACCGTGAACAGCAGCGCCGCGTAGCCGACCGACACCAGCAGCAGGATCCAGCTAGAAACCAAGGGCGAGGTCCCCGGTGCGTTCGCCGCAGTCTAGCGCGGCGCCGCTCACGAGACCGCCGCCGCGCCGGCGTGCAGCGGCAGCCGCAGGCGGAACACGCTGCCCTGCCCGGGCGCGCTCTCGACCAGCAACGTGCCGCCGGCCGCGGCGATCAGGTTGGCGCTGACCGCCAACCCCAGGCCGGTGCCCTGGCCGCTGGGCTTGGTGGTGAAGAACGGCTCCAGGCAGCGCGCGCGCACGTCCTCGCTCATGCCGTGGCCGCTGTCGCGCACCGCGATCTCCAGCGTGGCATCGGGCCGCGGCGCCAGGGTCAGCTCGAACTGCCCGCCCTCGGGCATCGCCTGCTGCGCGTTGGCGGCGAGATTGAGCAGGATCAGTTCCAGCTGCGCGCGGTCGAAGCGCACCGGACACGGCGCCTCGTGCAACTGCAGGCGCACCTGCACACCCAGGCCGAACAGCTGGTCGAACATCGGACGCATGCCGGCGATCGTCTCGGCCGGTTCGAACACTTCCAGCCGGGTGGCTTCCTGGCGGCTGAAATCCAGCAGCTTGCGGGTCACCGCCGCCGCGCGCCGCGCCGCCGCATCGGCGCCCTGCAGGGCGGCCTTGAGCTGCTGCGGATCGTCGCTGCGCCGCGCGCGCGCGGCATAGCCCATGATCAGGCTGAGCAGATGATTGAAATCGTGCGCCACGCCGCTGGCCAGGCGGCCGACGCTCTCCATCTTCTGCGCGTGCACCAGCTGGTCGCGCGAACGCTCCTTTTCCTGCATCTCCAACTGCAGCCGGTCGCGCGAGCGGGCCAGATCGTTGCCGCGCTTGCGCGCCAGGTCCAGGCTTTCGCGCAACGCCGCCACCGACTGGTCCAGCACCACCGCGGCGATGACGAAGCCGGCGATGCCGAGCACCGCGCTCTCCAGCAACCGCGGCATCAGCGTGGGCATGAAGAACGAGCGGGTCGCGTCGCGCCAGGCACCCAGCGCCACCACCAGCACCAGCCACGCCACCGCGCCCCACAGTGCGCGCCGGCTCAACAGCAGCCCGCCGATCAGCACCGGCAGCAGTTGGCTCAACTGCCCGCGCAGCTGCGCTTCCAGCCCCCATCGCACATAGCCCACGCTCAGCAGCGCCAGGCTCACCACCACGAACATCCGCGCCGCCCACAGGAACGCGCCGCGCCGCAGCAGCACGAAGCAGGCCCACATCGCCAGCGTGTTGGCCGCCGCCAGCCACAACGCGACCGGGTCCATGGCCGCGCCGATCCGCCCCCAGGCGAGCAGCATCGCCATCGGCTGGTACAGGCCGACGAACGCCAGCACCAACTGCAGCATCGCCGCGTTGCGCCGATCGACCTGATCGGTGACCGGAACGTCGCGCCACCAGTGGCGCAGGCGCGCCAGGACGCCAGCGGCGCGCGGCGTGGGCGAGAGGGAAGCGGAGGTGGGACGGAGCGTCATGTACGGACCGGCAGGAAGCGCACCGACGGGCGGATGCGGACTGCGGCTATATTAGCGACCTCCGTTCCCCCGCTGGCTGCTGACGCAGCGCCGAAAACCATGGCGCGGCGTGCATGGCGGGCCGATCCATCGTTCGACCGCTGGATACCTTTCGATGATGTCGTGTCGCTTCAAGCGCTTTGGCCGATTGCTGCTCCTGGCCGCCGCAAGCTTGCCGGTCGTGCCGGTGCTGGCGCAAACCATCCCCGGTGGCGATCCCTACGAGGGACCGCTGCAGCGCTGCCGCGCGGACCTGGGGCAGCAGCCGCAGGCGTCGCTGCGCGTGGCCAGCGACCTGCTGGCCAAGCCGGAGCTACCGCTGCCGGTGCGGGTGATGGCCACGGGCTGCCTGGCGACCGCGCAACAGTTGGTGGGCGACAGCGCGAAGGCGACCGCGTCCACCGAACGCCTGCTGGCCCTGCTGCAGACCCCGGGGCTGCCGCCGATCGTGCACAACAACGAGCGCCTGCAGGCGGCGATGCTGCTGCAGCAGTTGGGTCAGTTGCCGCGCGCGATCGCGCTGATGGAGCAGATCCAGGCCGACGCGGTGGCCGCCGGCGATCTCGCCATGCAGATCAACGCGCTGATATCGATCGCGCTGATGCGCGGCGCTCTGGACGACCCCGAGGGCGCACTGACCTACTTCCAGCAGGCGAACGCGCTGTCGGAGCGGCTGCAGCGGCCGCCGGCGACGGGCGATATGGTGCTGCACTACAACTATGCCTATACGCTGCTGGTGCTCAAGCGCTACGACGAGGCCGATCGCGCGTTCGAGCGTGCCACGCAGA
Proteins encoded:
- a CDS encoding ATP-binding protein; the protein is MTLRPTSASLSPTPRAAGVLARLRHWWRDVPVTDQVDRRNAAMLQLVLAFVGLYQPMAMLLAWGRIGAAMDPVALWLAAANTLAMWACFVLLRRGAFLWAARMFVVVSLALLSVGYVRWGLEAQLRGQLSQLLPVLIGGLLLSRRALWGAVAWLVLVVALGAWRDATRSFFMPTLMPRLLESAVLGIAGFVIAAVVLDQSVAALRESLDLARKRGNDLARSRDRLQLEMQEKERSRDQLVHAQKMESVGRLASGVAHDFNHLLSLIMGYAARARRSDDPQQLKAALQGADAAARRAAAVTRKLLDFSRQEATRLEVFEPAETIAGMRPMFDQLFGLGVQVRLQLHEAPCPVRFDRAQLELILLNLAANAQQAMPEGGQFELTLAPRPDATLEIAVRDSGHGMSEDVRARCLEPFFTTKPSGQGTGLGLAVSANLIAAAGGTLLVESAPGQGSVFRLRLPLHAGAAAVS
- a CDS encoding tetratricopeptide repeat-containing sulfotransferase family protein, which codes for MTPPDDSAIPSLPALLAALEAGQAQALEQGARRYLQHAPGDALASSLLAMSLQMQGDAAQAAVLYRALAERQPQDVAHWNNLGTALREARDFAEARQAYAQALALTPDDPMLHHNLGLLAMGSGDYGAAREHLLDAHALAPESAPLSVHAAMACHECGDFQRVEALIAHWPQWPALDPETTLELAWLLSQAGQTDAACAMLRACAAGPMPQPERAWSRLVLVLERVNRLEEARQAAAQLPAPERIENMDARHDAINALAVLAMRDGQWDAAYRLLRDLLPAGASIDATTDATTDMRKQSNLLFAMARVCDRLGRHDEALAACAQGHAGQVDGVASLVPELLAADAAPLPVARRRWNPVRYAAAPPVSGPDRDASPIFVVGFPRSGTTLLEQMLDAHPQLCAMDERPFLQGLAERSERRGLAWPDGLGELDDAACVALRADYWQSVRGVVQLQPGQRLVDKNPLNLLRLPLIQRLFPNAHVILALRHPCDVLLSCYMQAFRSPAFAVLCSSAQRLAQGYADAMAFWLYHVDLLQPRALELRYEDLVADPQAQVARLGGFLELEQPERLLEFQRHARAKGFISTPSYAQVVEGINRKGLDRWRPYRDFFEPVLPLLQPYLQRWNYRVD
- a CDS encoding PAS domain-containing hybrid sensor histidine kinase/response regulator, with product MVSSWILLLVSVGYAALLFTVAWWGERRPLYPERPWLRPAVYSLALAVYCSSWTFYGAVGSAVRNGAGYLPIYLGPLLLLLFGWRIIERLALIARSENTVSIADFISSRYGRSRRLAALVAVIALIGVVPYLALQYKAVAMSLQVLSGQSSAGAPFYADPALYVALLMALFATLFGTRQVDATEHHHGMMLAIALESVVKLLAMVAVGVFAYVWLSGRDGRVLQSAQTLFQNTPPVGFISQTLLSFLAIVCLPRQFHVAVVECSDIGDIRKARWLFGLYLVVISAMVVPIAAAGIALFGQSGEVAHDSIVLALPLAEGRTALALVAYVGGFSAATGMVIVSSIALATMISNDLVMPVLLRRRGHQAAGADVASRVLWIRRLAILLLALIAYGYYRSSSNDSSLASYGLMAFAAVAQFAPGVIGGLYWRGASRKGVETGMLLGFGTWIYTLLLPAMTQAGWLAPGWLHDGPFGISWLRPQQLFGMSGWDPLAHGTFWSLLLNVGTMMLVSARWRPGLDERLRAAPFLEPYSQRPAVAGVWLGQVQVVDLQALAERMVGERHARRAFAEQAQLLGREPQPNAVADRVWVQFTERLLAASIGAASARLVLTSLLRGSGMDLGEVVAVLDEAGQELRFNREILSTTLENISAGVSVVDPAMRLTAWNRRYQQMFGYPDGMLYVGRPVADLIRYNAERGELGEGRIEDQIGRRIAHLRAGTSHVFERTRSDGKVIEMRGQPLPGGGYVTSYNDITDYKRAEQALLEANETLEQRVAERSREAELAQQSKTRFLAAISHDVLQPLNAARLFASALREAHQNEEQRHLAERVDASLRAAEELLDGLLDVSRLDAGGMRPTIEDFDASVLLRELAAQYTPVAAGRGLRMQVYARPIWVRSDRRLLRRVLQNFLANALRYTRQGRIVLGMRGRGAALELQVWDTGPGIPKHHMQQIFEEFQRYQQPFDWGEQGLGLGLSICQRISRLLGHDLDARSAVGHGSMFSIAVPRVAPVPQKQQRQQRSAANSDSLAGLRVLCVDNDQEILDGMRALLGRWQVEVICASTVDEALLLAARAPNVMLVDYHLHDRLDGLDTLDALREAMVGPVAGALLTADGRDELKLQARERGYRLLTKPVKPASLRAFLTAYHDPIKSD